Proteins encoded in a region of the Streptomyces akebiae genome:
- a CDS encoding acyl carrier protein, protein MTAGNRDVHTWLTARVATYLRRSPEDIDTSVPLADYGLDSLTALAITADIEDEFEVTVDDALTWDHPTVDALSAALSDLVGGQPTAAAGTNEKQARR, encoded by the coding sequence ATGACCGCTGGCAACCGAGACGTGCACACCTGGCTGACCGCGCGTGTGGCCACCTATCTGCGCCGATCGCCGGAGGACATCGACACGTCCGTACCGCTGGCCGACTACGGCCTGGACTCCCTCACGGCGCTGGCCATCACCGCCGACATCGAGGACGAGTTCGAGGTCACCGTCGACGACGCGCTGACCTGGGACCACCCCACGGTCGACGCGCTGAGCGCGGCGCTGTCCGACCTGGTGGGCGGGCAGCCGACAGCGGCGGCGGGCACGAACGAGAAGCAGGCCCGACGATGA